The genome window AAGATTCCAACAGGCGGAAGGTTCTCCCGGTTCAGTTTCTCTTCCTCCTGAGTGTGCTGGGGGTCTTCGGCCTCACTTTTGCCTTCATCATCACGCTGGACAGCCTCACGGGTCCCACACGCTTCTTCCTCTTTGGTGTCCTCTTCTCCgtctgcttctcctgcctcctgACTCACGCTTTCAACCTGACGAAGCTGGTCCGCGGGAGGAAGCCCCTCTCTGTGCTGGTGATGCTGGGCTTGGCTGTGGGCTTCAGCCTGGTGCAGGACATCATCGCTGTGGAGTACGTTGTGCTCACCATGAACAGGACCAACGAGGCCATCTTCACTGAGCTTTCTCCTCCTCGGCGCAACGAAGACTTTGTCATGCTGCTCATCTACGTCCTCTTCTTGATGGCGCTGACCTTCCTCACGTCCTGCTTCACCTTCTGCGGCTCCTTCTCTGGCTGGAAGAGACATGGGGCCCACATCTACCTCACCACGCTCCTCTCCATCGCCATCTGGGTGACGTGGATCACCTTGCTCTTGATCAAGACCCCTGGTCCCAAGTGGGACGATACCATCCTGAGCTCAGCCTTGGTGGCCAATGGCTGGGTTTTCCTGTTGGCCTATGTTGCACCTGAGTTTCAGCTGCTCACAAAGCAGCAGAACCCCATGGATTACCCTGTTGAGGATGCTTTTTGTAAACCTCAATTCATGAAGCAGAGTTACGGTGTGGAAAACAGAGCCTACACTCAAGAGGAAATCACTCAGGGTACAGAGCCCGGCTGGGTGGAGAGCCCTTATAGAAAGATGGGGGAGATCCACAGGGTATTATAACTGTAAGCAGCACGCAGGTGCCCCTGATAGAACAGATAAGGCCTGCAAGGCTTAGAGCTTGCTTAAAATTACCCAGCTAGATAATGTGAAGTAGAATTGGAAGCTGGCCTCCGGAGTTGTAATCTAGTACTTTCTACACAATACCATGTAGGTTTTTCTGAATCAAAATAAGAtgaagtgggcctgacctgtggtggcgcagtggataaagtgtcaacctggaaacactgaggttgccagttcaaaaccctgggcttgcctggtcaaggcacatatgggagttgatgctacctgctcctccccccttctctctctctctctctctctttctctctctcctctctataatgaataaataaagtctttaaaaaaaaccccaaaaatggttaagatggtaaacttaaaaaaaaaagatgaagcaaAGGAATGGAAAAGGAATGTCTAGAAAAAATTCTTAGACAAGTAGGTGAGATTGTGTTCTTTGTAAAAGCTCACTAGGCATTCCTTTTGGAAACGTGGGGCCCGTATATACTGGGGGGCATAGAGCTAAGCCATGATTCCCTGCAGTGATCACAGAGCACAGAGGGGGTACAAAGCCCTTTTATCCTAAACCAGCAGAAATCTCCATAAAGTTACTAAAGATTCTGATTTAACCTGAAGAGCTGCATTTTCAAGAGAGGGAAGAGATTATATCTTAACAGGAAAGAATGAACCAATTTTGCTCTTGCCCTGAGTTGTGAGTAACCAGGTGTTCTGTTGTTGCTCTTGCAACAAAAAGAGGCTAAACTGATAGCCAGACACTGCCTTTGCCCGTGGGCATCTATTTGTTGGTCTTTAGAATTGACATGGACCTTTGGGCCTAATCAGGGAAGGGAGTAAGTTTGGGACAGGAGTGAGGGGTAAGGGGCCTCCAAGGCCAGGTTCTCACCTGCTGctcacaatttctctgctctTGGAGCCTGAGGTGCAGAGCTTCCCGGTGCCtctccctggtgcctctccctgGTGTGGCTGGGGCCTCTCCTGCACTCTCGGGAGCCTTAAGGGGAAGGGGGGACCCGAGGGGCAGGTGTACCCACACATGCCGTCCTGTCCATTGCATGGCTTCCCTCTGTCACCTCACTGCCGAGACTCAGGTTACCCCCTCTAAGATGCTCTCCTGGCCGCCACACCTCACTGGTCACCTACCTGACCAGCTCCCCAGTGCCCACTGCAGTGACCAAATCCTTAGTGAAGCATTTCTCACCCGCGGAAGCTGTACTTTCAGCCCAAACCAACTGAGTCATTTTCCTGCTTCTGTTTTGGGCTCGAGGAGTGTCTGTCCTCTGCCTGACAGTCCTTCCTTATTCCTGCCCTTTTCCAGGGCCAGCCGTTCCCCAGGCTTTGTCACGGCTCACTCGCCCACGCACCTGCAGAACTCTCAGTGTGTCTGTTCTAGTCACTTGTGTAGCTGTCATGTGTTCCTCACTCTTTAGCGCCAGCCTCAGGGCACACATCATTCTGGTGATCCTTATGTTCGTCACAACATCTTATACACAGGTGTTTAGGTAATCTGATCCTGTGTTTAAATCCTTCTGATCGCCCCCAAAGCTATAGAAAACAATTGCTCATAAAttacgactttttttttttttttgtatttttctggagtgagaagtggggaggtagagggacagactcccacatgcgcctgactgggatccacccggcatgccctctggggcgatgctttgctgcatccagagccattctagctcctgaggcagcggccatggagtcgtccccagcgcccaggccatctttgctccaatggagccttggctgcgggaggggaagagagagacagagaggaaggagagggggaggggtggagaagcaggtgggtccttttcctgtgtgccctgaccaggaatcgaacctgggacttccacatgctgggccgacaccctaccactgagccaactggccagggctatcacCCTTTTTAATGAACATAAAAAAGACTTTTTGTCCTTATTGGGCAGGTAAGGAAGTAGGCAAATCCCCAGTGAGATTCACTTGATGTGTACCTCTGAAAAGGCTGGTTTTAAATGTGCTTTGAAAGTGGTCCTAGGATGAGGTGGGCCTCCGGTGAGGTTATGTTTCCATAGTGATCATATACTGCTAGTCGTTCATTTATTCTACCAACCCTGTGTGACTCTGCCTGGGCCTGGGCTTGAGGATACAGTCTCCCCCCCCGTGAGACTTACAGTCGACCTGAGAGACACTTCAGTGGGTAATGTATCATGCTTTGGTAAATGACTCCCTAGGGTGAGCTCAGGTGGGTGCCCGAGGCAGGGGACCTAACGCTTTAATGGCCCCTCTCCCTTTGTTCCAGGTCCTGAAGAGCCAGGTGACACTGTCTATGCCCCTTATACCACCCATTTTCAGCTGCAGGTAAATgagctctttctcctttttcatcaGCAGCCTTAGCACCCCAGGAACTCTGTCCCTTGAGAATAGATGGCGTTACCATTCTGATGGTCCCTTAATGGCCACCTTGAAAGGATGACAGGTCTACTTCACTGTCATCTGTCCTATGGGGTTAGGGCAAAAGCCCGCAGCGTAAGGCACGGGGAGGACTTGAGCGGGAGGGTTTAGGAGAAGGGAAAACAGTTAGATTCCTGCCCAGATTGAAATTCTGTTGCAATATTCAAGAATGGGAAGGGTTTTAACAATGTGGTGCTTCCTTTTCAGAACCGGACCGCCCAGCTGGATTTCTCCATTCCGCGGGCCCAGACTCGGGTGAGCCCTTACAATGACTACGAAGGAAGGAAAGACGGCAGTTAGCTGTTCTGGAGAGCGGGATGGACATAACACGTCAGCAGGACTAACGGGGAGTTCGAAGGGATGTGGGCTAAGTCCTGTCTTCTAAGGAAGCCATGCAAAACTGTGGGCAGGCCAGGCCTTGCTGCCGGCCCCCACGGTTCTTCTGTTCTCCAGTTGCTGAGAGGACTTCGGTTATTAGCAGCACTGTAGCTCTTTCCTTTGTTCCATGTTTAGGACACTTCTGGTAAGTAATAGTCTCAGGCAACTCAGGGGTACCCTCCCACTATTCCCTGTCACTTCACGTGGAACCAACGTTCTGGTCATCTAACTGTGTAACAACCCATTCAACTCCAGAAGCCAACACTCAACGCTGGTTTTGTAAGGATGGCACGGCGCAGGGCAGAACTGCAAATCTGAGCGGAAATAGCAAAGACCCGTCTCTCAGTCCCTCCCGGCCTAAATCTACACTGGAAGCCAACTTGTCTGGATAGGAGAGGCTAAAGGTCACCCtaatttttctcatctctgtgGTACTGCCTAACCCAAGGCCTCTGTGGGTCTCCGGCACCAATTCACAGGTTCCCTCCTCTCCTTGTATCACTCCCAAACTTGTTGTTAATCCTCCGATTAATCCCTATGTTTTCCCAGGAATTTTCCTTCCGGACCTCACTAGTGTGGACAAGCCCCGTTTCTCTTTGCCAGGAGAGTTTGTGCACTGTTCTCTCCTATGAACTCCTGGCGCTGATTTGCATCCCAGCCTCTGTAACTAGATTTGCACTGTGTTCAAGCGAGCGGTCATTGTCTACGGATGGGGAGTGTTCCTTGTGTAATAAGTTATTCACACTTCTTTACCTGGAGACGCAATAAAGATGTGGTGGCAACTCCTTCACTGGGGCAGCAGAAAGAAGTATGAGTGTGGTGGATGTTAGTCACGTTGGAGCGGAAGTTCAAAGTTCGGTTCTGCTGGGTGTGGACTGGACCCTTCTCCGTGtagctctccttctcttccccgcACATGTCCAAGATAAGTATGTTTCCCCAAGTTTTTGAGGGGAGTggcaagggggagaggaggagccagGAAGGGTCACGGACCCTGGGTTCTGTTCTAGGAAGGCAGAGGAGCGGCAACTTTGGAATGGGGCTTGGTAACCCAAGTGAGACAGGAAGGAGCCCTTAAAGCCAATTTCATGATTCACTTGAGGTTTAATTGTAGGAGGAAATAAAACCATATCCTTTATTTGACAGAATTGGTGCACATCTTCTCTTGAAAAAGACATGGtgcctaacaattattatttacttaatcCCAGAAACAGCTCTGTGGGTCAGGGCAATAGGAAATTGCTCTTTGGTGAAGGAAAACAATCCCATACCCAGAAACTGAACGACGTTTAGAAACATGTAGCTGAGTCAGGGAGTTGGTTACCTCCTAAGAGCCTGGCGCTCTGCTTTTCATCTAAAGGAAAACCGGGCGTGAAAAGGGCTGAGGTGAGGTTGGAGGCGAATGAAGGACATGCTGAATTAGGGATATTTACATTCCACAAAGATTGGGTTGATTGTTTCTCAATGGTTTTGCACCACCATTAGTCAAGGTTTGTATTGAAAAGGGGGAATTAGGCCCTGTCATTGAGGTTgaggatttgattcccggccagggcatgttcgagaagcagccaatgagtgcacagctaagtggaacaagttgtctctttctctcgctctccctatcctctccgtctctctctcttgtctctctcactctgtcaaatcaacagaaaaaattaaaaaagaaaagggagaattaCAAGTAATGATTTATATCCTTCTACACTATTCTAATATTGCCCAAGAGGGCATAACCCATGGAGGCTTGTTGTGAGGAAAGAACAATATAGTTTCACGTGCATTGTTTTGTCACAATATAGGGACTCAAATAATACacatttcctttcctctctcctttccttcggTCTCTGGGGTATCAGTCCAGAAAAGGGGGCTGAGTAAGAGGTAGAGCCACAGAATACTCAGATCTgcttttttattagagagaagaCTCTTGGCCTTTGTGTCCCCATGACTGCCTCTTCCAAAACAAGGAGGACATGGAAAGGGGCCTATCACTGAAAATTGGTTTCTTTTCTAAGAAATGAAGTAGTTTCCAGCGTAGTTCTTGAAAGGCAGTAGAAGAATGCTCCCCATTCAACCACACTTGTCATCCCCGGAGGCTGCTACCCTGTCTTCAGACCTTAGGCCTTCTGCACATAATTAAACACTGTTGTTAAACTGGGAACACCTTGGGGGCTGGAGGTTCGGCCTCGGACAATGACTGTGATGAGATGGGAGAAGAGGGTTTCCCAGCTGGTCCTGTAAGTCTCCAACTCTGCCTGGGCTGAAGTAGAATGTGCAAATTTAGCCCAGCCTGGTTCTTGAGCCAAACCATTTGATCAATGGCTGGGAACCAAAATGGCCTCTTCTTCGAACTAAATGGGTGATAATAATATGAAGCTCACGAcctttctctcatctctcattgtcagatgggaagaaagagagcgTCTCACTTCTTGGCTCTATCTTTAGGCTGAGAGGATGTCCATAGCTGCAATACCACATGGTTCCACCGGATGGCGGTGAAACCTCAGGTATCGGCCCTCAAGGGCGCAGTGCCTCGCAAAGCAAACATCTAGAGCTGCTTTCCTGGGAAGGTTCAGACAGGACGGCAGATATTCAGGGGGCTTGAGGCAAACGCATCCCATTTTAAAAGGCTTGCATGTACGAGCTGTTTGCGTCCTTCCTCCCACTGTCTTTAGGAAATTGGCTCCCAATCTCTGCCAGAGTTCAGTTGCCCTGTGTCTTATTTTTGTGAAATTCTCCAAGGTATTTCCAGTCCTTTTGCATTCGAGCTGGCATCTTTACAGAGACTGGCTTCACTTGCTGCTGTTACTAATATCGAGGAGTATTTACATGGCGAGAACACTACTGGCTTTTTGTCGGGAGAAGCGGGCTAACACAGAGCGCAGCCCAGCCCTGCAAATGCAGCAGTGACGTCCATTCTTCCCCTCTCGTGAACCTGGGTTTTTTCCCTCAACTTCCAGACTTGTCCATGCTGCTGAGAACTGCACTGCAGCCACCCGAGCTTTTCCTTCCTTGTCCGTGTCCCTCTGCTGCTACCAGGGTTGGCAGGTTCGCGCCTGTCCCAGCCCCAGCCTGAAACGGGATTATTTCAGAATTGGAGGTGGTGGCTTTGGAAAAACCTTTCTTCAGTGTTGACTGCTGAAATCCAGGATCTGGTTAATCAGCCTCCAGCTTGGAGACTGCTCCCCTGGGAAATGCTCTGGTCCCACCTGGGGTCCTTTTCTGGAAGCCCTCCCACCTAGGGCACACGACGCCATGCCCTCCCACCTAGGGCgcacgacgctctgccctcccACCTAGGGCGCACGACACTCTGCCCTCCCTGGCTCCGGGatgtttcaagtgcacatgggtgtgggcagaGGCATAACAGTGTCTGACGCTGATTTCTGCAACCTCCAGGTTGCTACAGTTTTCTTGACCCTTCAGAGGAAAACCCTCAAGGGCCTAAAACATGTGAGTTTGAGATGGTCACAGAGCTTTTTTAGTTGGTGCCTCACATTACAGAGGGGGGAACTCAGGCCTGATGGACTTGAATACAATTGAGACCAGATTTCTGGTTCTGTGCTCTGTCTACTGTCGACACTTGTGAGGTCATTGTCAGACACATTTCCCCCCACAAGGTGTTCGAGTGAAGAATCAAATACATGACAATGGTCAcccatattttaaattcttctcatttttctttgtcttcccagttGCCTTTTGTTCCCCTGATTTCTCCTTCAGTGACCTCGTCTTTCCTCTGCATGTGAACTGTGGGGAGGAGACTGAGGGAAGGTTGACATATTCTGCTTAACCCACAGATCACTGTCCTGCAACTCCCAAGACAAATGGGCACCTGCCTCTTGAGGGAGTAGGCTGTCAAAAGAGGGGTTAAAGGCAAAAGGAGTTATTCACTTTCCCCAGCCAGCGTGATTCTCCTTCCACTTCTCTGAGTCCCGTATGGAGACAGAATCCAGACCCTGTGCCTCTAACTTTCCCGTGTGTTAGCACAGCGCCCCCTCCAGGGCAGTCTCTCACTCCCTGTGCAGTCCCTCACGGCAGATTTCAGGGGCGGTCCTTGGGAAAACCTTGCAGGCAAGTATTGTGTGTAATGACCAGACGTGTGTCTCAAGCACCAAATGCAACCCCGATTTTCAACAGAAAAGAGGAAACTTGAATGGAATTTGGTTACCACATGTGTGTCACCCAACTGTCTGGTCCCAGCTGCTTCTATTCCAAGACCTCTTccaaattaaaatacattaactcaactaaaaacaaacagctcccccccccccccaaacaaaactCTGAAAAGCCCACGCAGCTATCCCTTGAGCTCTGGGACATGGTGGTCGGGTCTCACACCATACTTGTGATACAAAGCTGCCGGTTTTCTTTCTACAAGAAGAAATAATTCCAGATCAACTATTTTTACCCACAAGGAattgaaataggaaaaaaagcaTCCATTGATTTTTAGCACGATATCTTTATGAAAAAGTcaagaataatgataataaaattagaaGGGCATAAGAGAAGCATCCAAGAAGAGATAATTTATTAGATAGTTTTTTCCCATAGGGCTCTGTCTTTAGATCTGCTTGGGTAACATTTTTTATTGACCTGCttggacaaaaataaaacattatcagAGTAAACACATGACACAAATTAGGAAAGGCTGAATAATAAAACCAGAATAAAATGTATTGCGATCAACTGGAATAAAGAAAGGTCCTAAACCAAGAATTTAGTTTAATTGTTCTAAATGTATTCATGCCCcccaaataaattacataaatacaGGTTGAAAAGGCTTGGCTCGACAGTAGTTTTAGGTGTCTGAAGGGCCAGTGATGTGGCTCAGCAGCAGAACACTGCAATTGTAGGCAGCACTGATACAACTGTAGTGTAGGTCAAGGCAGGTGCTGTTCCCACCAAAGGGCCATGTTATACCCCATGAGCATATTGGATCCATTTCTGTGGCTCTCACGGTGCTGGAGGAGCTTCTAGTAGAAGAGCTCTTTTTAGAACTCCATGATATACAGAACGGTTAATGGACATGGAGACATTTCATCTGGAGAGAAGAAGATTTTGCAGGGTGCCATATCGTCATCATAGGTAACATTTATAGTGTATTTGCTCTGTGCCGGGCTCCATTTTAAGGGCTTTACTTGTATAATATTATTGAACACTTAGAAAAACCTCATAAATTATTATGATTATCACCCCCCCTTCTACCTAACACCTGCAGAAGTGGAAGCTCTGAGATGACTCGGCTACAAGTGATAGGCCTGGGAGTTGGAGCCAGGTGGGTTGCCTTCTGACCCTGTACGTATAACTCCACACCACCTCTCAACTGTCTTTAATAATAACAGCATAACAGGTGGTTCAATGGCTAAGAGTAATAAGGAGGCAGATCCCAGAAAAGCTTCATGCAAAGTGGTGGGTTACATCTCGCTGAAGGTGTTCAAGCTCAAGGCTGCTCTGTTGAGAGTGCTGTGTGTTAGGAGAGAGACTGACCTAGTTAAGCGGAAGGGGTCTTGGAACTCTCAGGGTTCTGGACTTTCACTTGCCAAGTTGTGTGCTTGGTATCTGAATCTTAAGAACAATGAAGAcattactgtttttgtttgtttttaccagcaacctcagcattccaggtctacgccttatccactgcgccaccacaggtcaagcctttgtttttagaaaaagacagaatgagacaggaagggagagagatgagaggcatcaacttgtagttgagtcactttagttgttcattgattgcttctcgtacgtgccttgatGCGGTGGGgggtgtgctcaagccagtgaccccttgctcaaaccagtgaccttgggctcaagccagtaaccttgggatcatttctatgatcctgcactcaagccggcaatcctgtgttcaagctggtgagctcatgctcaagcaggtgacctcaatgtttcacacctgggtccttagcatcccagctcaatgctctatctgctgcaccaccaccagtcaggcaaataactatattttttaaaaaaaagattttattgattttagagagaggagagagagagagagaaagaaatggggggggaggagtgggaagcgtcaactcatagtagttacttcttgtatgcaccttgactgggcaagcctggggtttcaaatctgcaaCTTCAACATTTCCGGTTGACATTTTAttaactgcaccaccacaggtcaggctgagaggtTACTGGTTTTATTGTACAGTTCTCTTTCCTCATGCCTGAAACCCAAACATTTCCTTAGTCCCCAGGTGAAATGAAAATGCACTTAATTGTTTTGATGTACCCTCACCTTTTGGTGAGTGTTATTTATTATTGGATGTTATAATCCATCTCCAGGTTGGcagttgtatttaaaaaaaatttattgggtgacattggctaataagattatataggtatcggccctggccggttggctcagtggtagagcgtcggcctggcatgcaggggtcctgggttcgattcccagccagggcacacaggagaagcgcccatctgcttctccacccctccccctctccttcctctctgtctctctcttcccctcccgcaacggaggctccattggagcaaagatggcccaggcgctggggatggctccttggcctctgccccaggcgctagagtggctctggtcatgacagagcgacgccccggaggggcagagcatcgccccctgatgggcagagcttcgcccctggtgggcgtgctgggtggatcccggtcgggcgcatgcgggggtctgtctgactgtctctccccgtttccagcttcggaaaaatacaaaaaaaaaaaaaaattaaaaaaaaaaagattatataggtatcaagtgtacaattctataatgcatcatctgtatgttgtgtAGCAGCAGTTGTATTTTACAGAACAAGGCTTCATAGCCTTGCTTTAGGGAAGGTGCCATGTGAATAGAATACGGTCATCCCTTGGTATCCACTGGGTATTGGTCTGGGACCACCTCCTTCACACCCCGTGGATCCCAACCTCtgtggatgctcaagtcccttccATAAAATGGTATGGTATTTGCATCTAACCTACACACATCCCTCTGCGTATTTTAATCTTACAATTTCTTAGAACACTTAATGCAATGTAAATGCTATGTAACTACttgttatactgtattgtttagggcaggggttggaaaactttttggctgagagagccatgaatgccacatattttaaaatgtaattccatgagagccatacaacgacccgtgtacattatgcattatccaataaaaatttggtgttgtcccagaggacagctgtgattggctgcagccacccacaaccatgaaaatgagcggtaggaaatgaatggattgcaatacatgagaatattttatatttttaatgttattattatttttttattaaagatttgcctgtgagctagatgcagccatgaaaagagccacatc of Saccopteryx bilineata isolate mSacBil1 chromosome 1, mSacBil1_pri_phased_curated, whole genome shotgun sequence contains these proteins:
- the GPRC5A gene encoding retinoic acid-induced protein 3 isoform X1, which gives rise to MTRMPASPSGCRQNLNPRYQRLCDTKEVWGIVLEAVAAAGAVTSVAFMLALLVLICKVQDSNRRKVLPVQFLFLLSVLGVFGLTFAFIITLDSLTGPTRFFLFGVLFSVCFSCLLTHAFNLTKLVRGRKPLSVLVMLGLAVGFSLVQDIIAVEYVVLTMNRTNEAIFTELSPPRRNEDFVMLLIYVLFLMALTFLTSCFTFCGSFSGWKRHGAHIYLTTLLSIAIWVTWITLLLIKTPGPKWDDTILSSALVANGWVFLLAYVAPEFQLLTKQQNPMDYPVEDAFCKPQFMKQSYGVENRAYTQEEITQGPEEPGDTVYAPYTTHFQLQNRTAQLDFSIPRAQTRVSPYNDYEGRKDGS
- the GPRC5A gene encoding retinoic acid-induced protein 3 isoform X2 — encoded protein: MPASPSGCRQNLNPRYQRLCDTKEVWGIVLEAVAAAGAVTSVAFMLALLVLICKVQDSNRRKVLPVQFLFLLSVLGVFGLTFAFIITLDSLTGPTRFFLFGVLFSVCFSCLLTHAFNLTKLVRGRKPLSVLVMLGLAVGFSLVQDIIAVEYVVLTMNRTNEAIFTELSPPRRNEDFVMLLIYVLFLMALTFLTSCFTFCGSFSGWKRHGAHIYLTTLLSIAIWVTWITLLLIKTPGPKWDDTILSSALVANGWVFLLAYVAPEFQLLTKQQNPMDYPVEDAFCKPQFMKQSYGVENRAYTQEEITQGPEEPGDTVYAPYTTHFQLQNRTAQLDFSIPRAQTRVSPYNDYEGRKDGS